DNA from Rubripirellula lacrimiformis:
TCGAACAGAGAATTGACGGCGTCGGCATCACCGTCGCGTGCCGACTGCAACAATGTTTCGGTGTGATCGTCGCTGGGCCAAATTGATTTTGCCACTGCATCCATCCCCTGTGATTCGTGCTTACAGCTTGCGGATTTTGAGGTTCTTGAAGCGAACCGTCATCGCCGGACCTTTGTGCAACTGCAACGCGATGATCCCGGACTTGGCAGCCTTGTCGGACTGCTGGTCGATCACTTCGCTGGTCAACGTCCCGTTGATGAAGTGCTGCAAATGATTTTCATCGGCGACAACGCGAAAATCGTTCCATTGGCCGGGATGAATTCCTTGTCCAAGTTTCACTGCATCGCCAAAGCTTTCCTTTGCCTTTTTTCCGTCGGCGCCGATCGTGACCTTTTCACCCCGCAGGGCCAGGATTCCACGAGCCTTTTCTTCGTACAGGATGCCCGCGAACTTGTTGCCATGGTCGATATCAGCCTGATACCCGGAAACCACAAATTCGGCCGGGTCGACCACACGGCTACGGTACTGGATGCCCGAGTTGCCACTTTCGATTTTGAATTCGGCGGTCAGTTCAAAGTTGTCAAACTTCTCGGCTTCGTAGACCAAAAAAGTGTTGCCGCCGATCGGATCTTCGTCGGTCGTACGTCCCACGATCTGGCCATCTTCGACCGACCACAAATCGTCACGACCGGCCCACCCGCTGAGCCCCTTGCCATCGAACAGTTCCACAACCGATCCGGCATCGGCGGTCGCGGTTGCCCCATCTTCGGCGATAGCTACCGGGGACAACGTCCCGCCGGCTAGAACCAAAGCGAAGATTGCCGAGCAACAGATCGTCGAGGAAGCGAACACATTTTTCATCGTCAGGAAACTCCGAGTGAACAGGATTGGTGGAAACGTTTGTGGTGAGATTCGCCAAAATCCTGTGTTGGAAAGGACTTCTGGTGGAACCCACGACTTCAGATCTAAAAACAACGTCCCTCGCGCCGGCAAGGGATCCGCCTGGATTGTAGTTCAACGCCCATACCGCGGTTTACTGGGCCGGTCCGATTCCATCCATCGTGCCCCAGTAACCGCCCCGCGAGTGATCGAAACGCAATTTGGATCCGCGGAAAGTTTCATCAAAACCAGCCTGCGAGCTCCACACTTGGGTTCCCCCCACGAACGTCGCCACCGGCCAACCGGTCAAGGTTTCGCCGTGCCAGGGACTCCAGCGAGTCTTGGTGTGCTGTTCCTCGTCGCGAATGGTCCGCTGCTGCTGCATGTCGACCAGCACCAAGTCCGCGTCATAACCGGCTTCGATCCGTCCCTTGCCCACGATCCCCCAGACTCGTGCCGGTGCGTCCGACATCCATGACGCGACCTGGTTGATCGTGCACCGCCCAGCCGTGACGCGGTCCAGCATCAGTGCCAAGCTATTTTCGACCGCTGGCAATCCCGACGGGCTTTCCGGATAGGGTTTTGCTTTTTCATCCAGAGTGTGCGGGGCATGATCGGTTGCGATGACCTGGATCGTTCCGTCCAACAGCGCCTGCCAAAGACCGTCGTTGTCCGCCTTGGTTTTGATCGACGGGTTCATCTGAATCCGGCTACCTAAACGGGGATAGTCATCGACGTTAAAGAACACATGGTGCAAACAGATCTCGGCGGTCAGATAGGGCGACGGGTCCGCCAACAACGGCAACTCGGCAGCCGTCGAAACATGCAGAACATGAAATCGATGTTTGTGCCGACGAGCCAAATCAGTCGCGCGACGAGTCGCGATCACAGCCGCGTTCTCGTCTCGGATCCGCGAGTGATCAGTGATGTCGGTGGTGCCCGCCAACCGTGCCGCGTTCGCCCGAACGGTGGTTTCGTCTTCGCAGTGCGCACAGATGGGCAAAGTCGTCTCGGCAAAAATCCGTTCCAACGCCGCCTGTTCGTCAACCAACAAATTGCCGGTACTGCTGCCGATAAAAATTTTGATGCCGGGAACGTCCGTGGCCGCATTCAGCTCGGCCACGTTGTCCGGCGTCGCCCCGATGTAAAAACCATAGTTGACTCGTGACTTCTGGGCCGCGATCGATTCCTTGGCTCGAACCCCTTCGACAGTGATCGCCGGCGGTTTGGTGTTGGGCATTTCCAAGAACGAAGTCACACCGCCGGCAGCACAGGCGCGAGACGCAGTTTCGAGGTCTTCTTTATGAGTCAGCCCGGGCTCGCGAAAGTGAACCTGGTCGTCGATCACACCCGGCATCAGATGCAGCCCGTCACAATCGATCACCCGGTCCGCAGCCGCGGTCGCACTGGCATCGACATCAATGATCCGGCCGTCTTCGACCAACACCGATGCGACCGGAACCGAATCAGCAAGGACAACCTGGGCGTTGCGAAAAAGAATGCGTGTCATGGCCAGTGCTTGTGTGATCGAGGGGGGGGGGGGAGGAAGTGGGCAGATGGGACGATCCGGTGTTCGGAATACGTCTAACCTAACGGCCCCTGCGGCCATCCAGAAGCCCGACGCAACGATGTTCCGGCGTTCCTATGGTCCGGCATTCGGGCGTTCTCCGCAACGATCAGAACCGCAACGATCAGAACCGCAACGACGAGAATCACAACGACGATGGCGGCGGTGATCGGTCCCGCAACGACTAGGGCCGCGAACCCATCGATCGTCGGAATGCATCGAATGCGTCCCGGTAGGCGGCCGGCGGTGGTTTGCGGTTCCCAGAATCACGCAGACCGCGCAGGGAATCCGCCCCGGCCCGTTCCGAACGTCCGGCATCGCGGTTGGTGTCACGCAGCCCCAGACTGCGCAGCGCATCCTCCATCTCGCGGCCGCCGGGCTGGTTGCCTTGGTCATTGCCCGGATCCAATTCGCGGACACGGTTCCATCGTTCACGAAATCGTTTCAGATCGGATTCGGTCCAATCCAATTGGTCCAACAATTCGCGGTCGGGCTGGTCCCGAGTCTGGTCCAGATAATCCAGCACCATGTCGGCGGCCTGCTTGGCATATTCAGTGTTCACCGGGTCCGGCGGCAGTGCAGCGTCGCCGCCTTCGCCAGCCCCATCGGAACCGTCACCGGTGCCCGGCAAGCTATCGTCGCCAGACTGCTGCTGAATCGGTTTCGCTTTGCCACCACCGGTCGACGAATCGGATGACTTGGATCCCGGTGATGCCGATTCGGGGGAATCCGGATCGGGCTTCGCCGAATCCGTGGACGAAGATTCGCCGGACGGATCGGACTTGGCCCCAGCCGCGCCGGCGCTGCCGGAATCGCCCTGACTGGAATTCCCTGCACTCGAATCGTTCATCCCATCGCTGGCGGAACCATCTTCGCCCCCCGAATCACCATCGCTGCCATCGCTGGATCCCTGTTGATCGGAACCGGCTTGGTCACCACCTTTTGGGTCACCACCTTTTGGGTCACCACCTTTTTGGTCACCACCGGTTGGATCGTCTGCGGAAGATGGATCGCCATTTTGCCCGGCTGGCTGCTGCGTGTTCGACGGGTCGGATTCACCGGCCCCGGTTGGTGAATCGGATCCTTGCGGTTGACCGGCACCATCCCCCGATGGGCTGCCGCCATCATCGCTGGGCTGCGTTTGACTCGCAGGATTTTGGCCCGCGGGATTTTGGCCGGCGGGATCCTGCCCCGCGGATGGTTGCCCAGAACTATCGGATGCGTCGGAACCATCGGATCCGTCGGATCCTTTGGACGAAGCATCCTGGCCTTGGGAGGACTGCGAATCATTCGGTGCAGACTGACCGCCCGAGGATCCCTGTTGGTCCTGGGCCTTTTTGTCCAAATAATCTTTGATCCGTTCGAACGCCTCGCCATCGTGCTGGGGCGGCCCCGAAGGCTTTGAATTCGAGTCATCCCCCTGGTCGGATTTGCCCTGGCCTGGATTCCCAGATTCGGATTCGGGATCCCCCGATTCCCCGCCGCCCGATTGATTCTCACCTGCTGGATTGGGGCTTCCTTGCGGTTGGTTCGGTTCCCCCTGACCACCTTGGCCGGCCGGGGTGCCTTCACTGCCGGGGGCCCCTTCGGTTCCGTTTCCTCCGTCGGCGGCACTATCACCGGCGTTTTCGTCGGCCCCATCATCGCTGGTGGATCCAGGATTCTTGGACGGCGACTGGCTGGGATCGGTCCCGTCACCCCTGGGCGAATTTGAACCACCTGGCGAGTCCATCGAATCGCCACCACCGGATGCACCGGAGTCCGACGATCCGCTGTCCGGACTGCGTCCATCGCCAGCGGGCTGTCCCGAACCAGCGTCGGTCGCTGCGGCGGATGAATCGGTTGATGATGGATCGGCGGAGGATTCACCACCGGGGGCTCCATCGCTTGGGGCGGGATCGGAATTCGGATCGCGATTCGCCGCGTCGTCACCCGACGACGGATCAGGCGTGCCCTTGCCGCCGGGGTTCCCCGAGTTGGCATCCATGTTGCCGGACGAACCGTCGCCGGATTCACCTTCCGAAGATCCCGAAGACCCACCCGATGGGCTGCCCGAACTGCCATCACCCGACTGCTGCTGCGAAGCGGCGTCGCCGCCACCGGAACCGCCGCCGCCTGATCCAGGCTGACCCTGGTTTCCCGATTCGGCGTTTGAATTTCCTTGATCTCCATCGCCCGCGGCGGGCTGATCATCGGGCCGGGACATCCCGCCCGATTCGGGATCGCCGGCAACCGGCAATTCGTCGGCGGCCACAATCTTTAGCAGGATGGGGTCGGTTCGCGTTTGATTCGGTTCGACCGTCGGATCGGAATCCAGCACTCGATTGTCGATCGCGACCGCGATGACCTGGACCGTATCACCGATGCGCAGGCCCAATCCGTCGCGAACTTGACCGCCCGGACGCAGCCGATACTCACACACTTGGTTGCCTTGAACGCGAACGTTTGCGGCGCCGCTTTGGCCGGCACGATTCGCGTCATCCTGGCCAGCTCGCCAAAGCACCGGTGTGTCGATCAGGTCCAAGCCAGAGCGAACTTCTAGGCGGATTTCCTGCAGCCCATAGTCCGGGTCCGCGGCATGCACTTCGATCATCTGCTGAGCATTGATCGGCACGTCCTTGGGCGACTGGACCGGCATCACGATCGCGACATCGGGCGGCAAGTCTGCCAACACGCGAATCGGATAGATGATGGGGTCTGGATTGGTTTGGTCCGAATCGTCCCAGACTCGAATTCGATAGCTGTCCAGTTCAACCGCTGACGATCGACCGCGTGCTCCCTTCATCCGAAACGATGCGGTGATGGATGTACCGGAACCGTCGATCTCCATTTCGGCGACGCCTGCGGTGGCGCGAACCACGTCTCCCAACGGGCGCGGATTGAATTCGATCACCGCTCGTTCCACGGGCCGATTGACGGTGGCGTGGATCTGGATCGCAGTTCCGTCGATCGCGGTGATCGATCCGCTGGTGCGGGTGTACGGAGTTTCCGCGGTGTAATTTGGCGGCTGGTAGCGAACCGAGTCCAGTTTGACCACGGGAATGTCGCGTACGTTCAAATGGAATGGGCCGGCCACCGCGTCGCCGGCAACGATCCGGTACGCCACCGACCCGGCTGCGGAATAGGGCAGCGCCACGGTGCCCACGTGTTGACGCGAACCCGATGCTTCGTCGATTTGCATCGATGCCTGTCGGCTTTCCGATGCCAGTTCCCATTGTACGGTCGGTTCCTCATCGTCGCGCATGCCGCGGATCATTGCCGAGACGTCGACCGATCGGCCGGCGATCGCTTCGACATCGCCGGGCGATACCTGCGTGATCGAAACGCGTCGTGGCGCATCGATGGATGCCAACGGAGCGACCACCCGCACCGCCGACTGCAATGTGTTCTTGGGGGACACAACGGCGTAGATGACCAACAACAGCATCCCCACCGCAGTGGCGATCCACCACGCCATCGTCCCGGTCGCTTCGGCGGGCAATGCGTCATGGGATGCCAGTCGCTTGGCCGTGGAGGCGCCGATCGAACGGACCACGCGTCCCTGCAAACCGCTGGCGGGCGAAGCCTGGCGAAGCGTCACGTAGCTGACCAACGACTGACGCAGATCGGGGATGTCGCGTTCCAGAGACCGGGCGGCGTACTCGGGCAAGATCCGGTTGCCCAACATCGGATAGATCACGCGGACGACATAGGTGATCGCGGCGGCCCACAGACCGAACCCGACCACACAGCGGGCGACGGGACCAGGCGAATACACCCACTGGTCCACCATCACCCAGGCCAATAGGCATCCAATCGTGATCAGCACCAACTTCAGCGACCGACGGGTCACTTCCGCCCACCACAGCGCCGAAGCCGCCTCGGAGATGCGAGTTTCGATCAGCGACTCGTTAGACGCCCCCGCCAATGGTGCAGACCGGTTCCCCATCGCAGCGTCTGCCGCTGG
Protein-coding regions in this window:
- a CDS encoding 3-keto-disaccharide hydrolase, producing the protein MKNVFASSTICCSAIFALVLAGGTLSPVAIAEDGATATADAGSVVELFDGKGLSGWAGRDDLWSVEDGQIVGRTTDEDPIGGNTFLVYEAEKFDNFELTAEFKIESGNSGIQYRSRVVDPAEFVVSGYQADIDHGNKFAGILYEEKARGILALRGEKVTIGADGKKAKESFGDAVKLGQGIHPGQWNDFRVVADENHLQHFINGTLTSEVIDQQSDKAAKSGIIALQLHKGPAMTVRFKNLKIRKL
- a CDS encoding dihydroorotase: MTRILFRNAQVVLADSVPVASVLVEDGRIIDVDASATAAADRVIDCDGLHLMPGVIDDQVHFREPGLTHKEDLETASRACAAGGVTSFLEMPNTKPPAITVEGVRAKESIAAQKSRVNYGFYIGATPDNVAELNAATDVPGIKIFIGSSTGNLLVDEQAALERIFAETTLPICAHCEDETTVRANAARLAGTTDITDHSRIRDENAAVIATRRATDLARRHKHRFHVLHVSTAAELPLLADPSPYLTAEICLHHVFFNVDDYPRLGSRIQMNPSIKTKADNDGLWQALLDGTIQVIATDHAPHTLDEKAKPYPESPSGLPAVENSLALMLDRVTAGRCTINQVASWMSDAPARVWGIVGKGRIEAGYDADLVLVDMQQQRTIRDEEQHTKTRWSPWHGETLTGWPVATFVGGTQVWSSQAGFDETFRGSKLRFDHSRGGYWGTMDGIGPAQ